GACTCTCTTGGTGGCGTTCTgcacatctttatttttatgtttttgtgtcttttcttttacaATTGTTTTCCTGTCTTCTCTTTTATTGTCATCCTTCTTTTGTTGTTCTGTGGAGGAAAAATAACGGAATATAGTTAAATGGCAGACAAAGAGCACTGAGCATTTCTGATTGCAAAACAGGGAGGACAAGGGTAGTAGCTTTTAGTGAAATGCTGCCACCTTGTGGTGAAGATAAAGAACAATTGATAGGGTTGAGGTTTAGGTTCACCTAAGTCGTTGGGTCAGTTAAACCTTGGCTGCATATCAAACTTAGGATTTGGTTTTGCTTATGTGACACAGGGTTCAACTTGTGATTGAAATCAAATTTAAGTGATATCTGTCAATATAGCAGATAAATTGGGCGTCGGTTTTATGCAGGATATTTTAATACTAATTTCCACattaaaccaacacacaaatcCAAGAAAGATATAAGTAACACATCCGAACTAAGTCCGATACAAAGCAATATCATTAAATTGTCACTTCATCAAGTCACTCGCCTTTTTGTCCAGTTATCCTCTTCACAAATCTTCACTTTCAGCCCCCGACCTCTGTGCTTTCCTGCTCCATGTCGGGTTCTTCAGCGcgcctgaaaaacaaacaagacaaaactCCCCCTGTTATTTAAAGCCTCCTGTGTGCTGCCCCACCCCTCATCTGAACACTGTGTTTCTCATGTGTGCTTGGCTGTGGTGTTTGGTTTGAGTCGACTGAAGACATCTCCGTGGTGCACTGAACACCACTAAACAGACGTCCCACTGTCTTTGTGACGTGAAGGTGAAATACGATCAGACACAGTGAAGAAGTGTCACTACAAATCACATCATGTCCCATTAGCGAACAGCACTGACCTTTCTGTAGTGTCCATGCTGATTGCTGAGATCAGTTGATAACGCCACTGTCCACTGATCAGAACAGCCTCCCCAGCCTTGTTTCATCAGTCCACCACTGTGGTGTCACTCATGTGCCAGTGAACTGATCGATGGAAGGAAGCATCCCTGCGGAAAAAACAACTACAGGTCAATTAAGTactttgggtttgtgtgtgtgtgtgtgtgtgtgtgtgtgtgcgtacgtgcgtgcgtgtgtgtgtgtgtaccgtgGGCAGGCCGATAGAGAGTCAGTCGAACCTCAGGTGGTGAAAGCTTGAACAGCCTCAGCACtttctacaaaaaaagaaaaactgttatGTTAGTGAACCTGCAGTTACAGGAGCTGCTGTTCAGTGtaactaaaataaaatagaaaatgatATAAGAAGAAGCAACTCCTGTTAGCTTAAAGtgtttatatcatatatatagtAAATAAATGTAAGTAAGAATCTTATATCTCCATTCATATTTGAGTACAATATTGGATATAATACTGAGCCAATTTATGGAAAAGGTACAAAGTCTACATGAGCTTATAAAACACTGCTTAATGGCTcgagaaaaaaaatacacaattgactgtatataaagatggacgacccatCCGTGACGTTGTGTTTGACATCACAACATGTTCCGTTAATCAGACTCTGCATGTTCCCTTGCCAATGGATAATTATTTAATCCCAATGAAAGGTTTGTTTGTTGTAATCCTATTGTTAGGCCTGTTAATTCTAAACCTATTCTTCAATTACAGGATGTCGATCTCGTTCCTCACCCCACATGACTCCCTGCCATGCCACAGCATCACATACAGACAGTTTGTGGCCATTTAATGCTTCCCCCCTAACCAAGACCCTCACAAagcttcacttttttttaaacagtctcCAGAGCCCTAAAATCTAAAAGCTAGAATGATGCATACACCCACACCAAGGCCCATATTTTACGCTTTCTCGAAATATTAaagaaattgataaaaaaaaaaactggacacACCCCTTGATCCGGATCTATACCTAAATGTaatgagttcttctctgacccaccaagttttgtggaaatctctcttttagttttaacataatcttgcttacaaccaaacaaaccaaccatcaAACAAACTGACAGAGGTGAAAAAATTTGTCAGGGTAAGAACAATCCAAAATGTTTAACCTTCAACTAAACAAATATGAAACATGAACTTATAGTAAAAGAATAGCATACATATCGATCACATTAGAGACACCATAAACCCTAAAATGAATAATGGTCCATAGAGAATTAAAGTactaaataaatgaaagagAGTTCTACACTGACTTGTGAAGAAACATGTCCAAACAGATGAgtcaatatgaatgaataaaaatggaCTCAATTTGAATTTTGCTCATACTGGATAGGAGAGATCCTTGAGCGATTGTCCGTTGACGGCCAACAGGACGTCTCCTTCCTTGATCCTGCCGCTCTGCTCCGCCGGCTGACCGGGGAAAAGCTGCTTTATCCGCACCAGGCTGCCAAAGTCCGGCGTGGGTGGATCCAGCTCGCACATGACGAAGCTGAAACCCAGGCCTTTGGCGCTCTTGTTCAGCGTCACCTCCTGGGTGTTGTCTAAAGGGTTCAGAGGTGGGAGGGGATGGAagaatgaggaggtggagatgtgtgGAGGTCGAGAGATAAGAGTAATAAGAGACAGGGGAGTGGAGGGGGGGAGTGGAAGACAGGGAAGAAAAAGCTGTTTGAGATTGTTTTAATTTCGTTTTGTCTTGTTGAGCTCTAAACACATATTTATGCTGAGCACAGCAGGACAAAGAGAGTCCCGACTCGGTTTTGTGGACGTCCTCCAGAGGTCATGTCCAAAAGCAGCCTTACTGTGACAGGATTTTGATGTACTTGAGCATGGCATTAGTTCAGGCAGGTCACAAAGCAAAGCTCAACCACAATCCAGTACGTCAGTTGACAGCAGCAGATCTCTACACCAGCCCACATCAGCTGATTAATGACTGATCTGTTCTGTGCAGGGATCTTTTGGATGTTGCTCTCCTTGCCTCACTTTCCAAGGAAGCTCATGGAACGACAGGAAAGTGTGCTCTCCCTACCTTAAAGGCATTATGCTTATGATGACCTCCACCCTTGCATCCACTTGTATGAGTTGAGGTTCTTGGGTGGGGAGATATTATCACAATGATTATCATGACTCCACAATCCGGGTGACATGACCTTGTTCCATTCTTGGAGGAGGTCTGTTTGTCCACTTTCCTTCAAATATGACCaaatcatgtttgttttttccctcgACAAAATTATAATTCCGTCATCAAATTCCAGGCCTTTTCTTTTACGattaaaaataagaatttaatTGTGATAATTTGCATGTGCTCTTCTATGGATGTGATGACACTGACCACAGGTGTGAACAAGTGTTCATGCGGGGTCATTCTGAATAATTAAATGGCAATGGGAAAACTGTCCATTGTTGCTTGATCCGCTGTGTGGGATCAAGCGAGTGTCAGCgacgaggacagaggacagacgtgGGATGACAGATATAGAAGGACAGGGTGAAGGATAAGGCCAGAGGGATAAGAAGAGGTAGGTCAGGGTCAAGAAGGAAGATCAGGATGAAGGGGAGGAAGTGTGTAAAAGTTCACCTTGAAGCAGTCCGACCCGCCTGCTCAGctattaacacacaaaacgGCTTAAAGTCGACAGGCTCTCTCACGAACGTTCTACCTCACATTGAGACCAGAGCTGCGTGTGTCAGCTGACTTAACACAGTAACGTTTCTACCCTCGCTCGTCACCAGCAGAAACAATTTGGTAATATAACATAGGGCTAGtcgtttttagacattttgacAGTTAATCGTTACATATCATATCTTTAGAACTCCATTGGTGTGGCGTGCTACCATCAGTCAGGAAGCTGTAGTCTCTGGGCTGGTCGCTGACCGTCCTCGTAGGAGTGCTGTTGGACGAGCGGTCTTTGAGTCCCCGCCGACTTGTGGCTGGACTGAGGCTCTGATTGGACGcgctgctgctggtgtctgcACTGAACGAAACCCTGGGCAGGTTCACCAGCTCCCGCTCCACAACCATGGTCACCACCTCGAGAGGAGACAAGGGTTTGATTGAGAGAAATACAAACATCAACATTAGCCATGGCCGGCATCCAGGTTTTTTTCCTAAGAAAAGTACTAAAATGAAGATCTCGTTTTCCCTATTAAAGCACATATGGCAGACAGAACATTCATTATAGATAtaatttttaattgaatttgggCAAAGATCATTAGCGACCACAGCAACCACGCTGCCACCATTCATAACAAAACCTCGTccaataaatataattatatttatactaTTCGCATAACAAGGCAAATAGTATAAATGAAAATGGAGTGCAATGTGTCCGGGGAAAAAAGCTATCACAAAATCAGAAATTAAAGCAACTGTGCTCACACACTTTTAACATACCAGTAAACTGGTTATCATCACAAGTATATATCTTTTGGAGACAAGAATAACTTTCACCACTGACTATATTCAGACACACTGCGAGGCGTTGATTACAATGTTACAGAATTAATGTCCATCACAACCTCAgatgtaaatgaaaaatatcCACAGTGCACGCAGTCTTGGATCGGGTAGGGAGCGAGTAACTGTATGTTTATTAACTTTTATGtagtctttattatttatttattcaaaaaagTACACTACTAATATGCGAGGGGGCTTGACTGGGGCTGCATAGATTTGTCACATGACTATAGCCCACCCTATAGTTGTATTGTGTATTGCTTGAAAGAGCCATCACTTAAGAGAAGGGTCTTACCTCTCCAGTCTGACTCAGACGCTCCACAGCCTGCTGGTAGGTGAAGCCCTGGAAGCTAATCCCATCCACCTCCAACAGTCTGTCGCCTGTAACAGACAAATAtacaaagaaaaagatgaattaCAGTTTAACTATCCTATGTGTTTTTCTCTATTCTTGTCTTAGTTTTATATTAAGTTTGTCTCAGCTTGGAACCTTCTGTTCGTTTCAACTTTGTCTTGTAAAATCCATCCATTCTGCTTTGAAATATACACACCAATATGAATGTTGTATTGTTGTATAGAAGTGTTGTATATCTGTGTCACAGTGTTAATCAGGATGTTGTTATTGTCAACTACCTGAAAATGTACCATATTAACCATTGTGGTCAATCCAATGTTGGATTTGTTGTTGAGCTGTCGTACCTGTATGGACACGTCCGTCcctctctgcagccccgccTCCTATGAGACTCTTGATGTAGACTCCTCCGCTAGGAAGGTTAGTGTTGACGCCACCCTGAACAACCAGTGACAGAGGCTTTCAGTGTTATTATTGGTAAAGAGAGATCACAGAGTGTGATAAATGTAGCAAGCTCAGGGTGGTAACTTTACTTGATCgcgacaaaataaaagcatggatAACACCAAAGAAAATTATCTAATTTTGGTTGGCCAAGTTAGGCCAAGGACCAAAAGATGCTgtagaataaaaaaactcctgtgTTAATAGACATAGACAACAACTACCCAAAGATAATGTTGTTAAAATCACTTCACACATCACTCTACTGCAACTTCAAAACTTTgggtgctttttttttaataagggTTACTGCATGCGGGGTTTATAAATTGTACCTGATAGTTTAATGCATCTTAAACCAATTCTCCACTGTAAGACTTCAAACAATAATCATTTGACTGGTGACTTTTTCTTCCCAAAGACTTTAACTGTATAAAAAAGGAATGCTTTCAATAGTGGAGTATTAGAATACTTCTACCACCAATGGCTGCCGTGCAGCTACCATGCAGTGGTGATCAGTGaggtgatctctctctctctctctctctttttctctctctctaatctTGTCAGACCGCAGATGTTAATTAGATTGAGAGGTGCAGACTCTCTGACCCACTGCTGAAGATGAGTCGCTGCACTAATACTTCGTCCTTCCTGACTGTTCATTCCTAATGATTTTAATCAAATCACTCCAGTGTAAATACATTGATCATATGAATACAAGAGTCCATAGACATACAGCTATTGTTAATTGAAGACTCTAAACTGCCTGTAGGTATGAATGTGTAAGTACTGCGATACTCTGGAGCATTTGCATATACAATTCAAATTTTATATGGGCAAAATGTCCATGACAACCTTAACAATGACTGAACTGTGGTTTGTTTCAGCTTTGCGTCTCAGTGGCGGATCAAGGATTTCTCcacacaattcctgattcagtaatgTGCGCATTTAaatcattccttgtttactgttttcTGCAAAAATTTCATCTACAGTGTCACTGGAGTTTAAATGTTTTCCGAACTCACCGAGATGCTGATGCCCAGACTTCCTGCTATcttcctcagctccacggtgaTCTCCTCCTGCCTCACAGAGTTCAGAGAGGTAGACAGAGATGAGCCGTCctgaaaaccacacacacagagacaaactgagTGAGTTAACTGCCCTCTGGTTAAAAAACCATCCCAGTGCAGTGTATTTGTATGGGTTCTTTTAGGTTATCACTGTTTTTCCAAACCTTATATGTATTTGACATGCCACTATAATTTAATGACAATAGGACTTACTGGAGGTAgatgtttttactgtttttatcaATTCGGACCTCCCCTATAGGCTGAAATGCTACTGATTTCTCGTTTTATTAAACCATCTGAACCATCACCACGATTCTACCTGTGCACTGAGGAGTCGTGGTCCACAGGGGACGTGCAGCCTGTTGCCGGTCTTTGGTGTCATCATGACCGAAACTATATCATCCAGGCCGCTGTCCTGTGATCGGCCGCCAGTCATCAGTGTGGTCTGGGATTCGTAATTCCTCAGCACAGGAGAGCGCAGGCTGTTGTGACTGAGGGACGCTGGAGACAAACAATAATAAAGTAGCTTAAATTGCTTATTGTCACCTCGGAATACTGAAAATGTTGATGCAGTATCCAACTTTTACTTTGGTAACAATTAGACATTGTAGAAGAATCTGTAACAGACATTCAGAACAGTTCATCCAGAGACCCAACAACCAAGTCAATGTTCATCACTAGGAAATGGAGGTTAGCAAAGAtctaatatttacattttattcatatgGAGCAGGTAACTCAATAGGCTAATTACTATGTCAGCCTATTTTGCTCATAAACAAAGAAGGGTAAAGggtcacagccacacacacacacatacacacacacacacacacacacacacacacacacacacacacacacacacacacacacacacacacacacacacacacacacacacacagagagagagagcaagcacctTTTGGCTGTGAGATAATGAGCTGCACCTCCTCGGGGCTGCTCTGCATGACCTCTGCAGCTTCACTGAAGGTGACGCCCTCCAGGCTGATGTGGTTCAGAGAGATCATACGACCACCTGAgggcaaaggtcacagtgaaatGACGCTGGTGTCCAGTAACAGTAAAGAAGAgaaaggcccccccccccaccacttcTGAAACTCTATGTGACAGCCCCAAAGGTCCACAGATTCCCACCCAAACCTCCCATAGCCTCTCTGCCCTCATTTGCACAGTGACACATTTGCTGCATCCAGAGAGAGATGCTGGATGAAGTCAAGAGAAAATTTATCACCATTAAACTCAAAACAAATCTTTTAGCTTAAATTTTCTAAGGGAAAAAGGAGAAAGCAATAATGATCCACGTGATTATTTACCTGGTCTGATGCGTCCATCCTTGTCAACTGGTCCACCAGGAATAATGGAGGCAATGAAGATGCCCAAGTCATAACACCCCACTGTGTCCTCTCCCACTATCACTATACCTGGATGGACACAAACCACAGGTGTGTgaacaagagaagagagagcatTTCTTCAGTCGCCATCGTGGAGTGTGGTGGGCTTACCAAGGCCAAGCTTTGGGTCTTTCTTTAAGGAAACACAGATGACTTCTCTCTCTGATGACAATCCCAGCTTAGGCCGAGTTTCTTTGAGAAGTGAAGTGAAAGAACACATAAACATGAACATACACCGTATATATATGTAACAATGACAATCCCCAAAGCAGTAAAGCAGATTGTTTTAGAGACCTTTGGAGGGGGCAAAGCATCCCAGGCAACTTCTGATATTAAATACTTTCTAGTCCTaactcaagattcaagattcaaaacAGTATTGTTCAATAATATAGGCATTAACAGTATCTAATCTGATTTTAAACAATGAGACTCAATAAATTACCCTGGAATAAAATGTATTCCAGCCCTGAACAGCTAAGATTATTTAAAGTTAGGGTTGGTAAACCTGAGGAAACAAGTAAGAGCAGGCTACAATATTCACCTGTTACATACCATCACCTCCCATCAGCCCACTGGTCAAAGCCCTACCCTCAAAACAAATGAACCGGAATTTTttgtcatgtgtcatgtgtgGGTTATCAGTTATGCTTGGGTATTCTGTACCTCTGGCTGCTGGCGAACCAGAGGGGACCTCAGAGCCACTCCTCAGAGAGAATGCTGGGGAATGCATGCCAGTGCTGCTGGGCTGACTGCTGGAGCCGGTACTGCAGAAGAAACCCACAAAGAGAAAAGCTGAGAAAAACTTCTTCAGTTGtattttaaacacttttaaaaaatatttctttttaatatggggaaaaaaatacacaatgacAATGAACCTCTGCTCGTTGAGGCTCTGTTGCGGCTGTTTGACCCGAGCCTCGATCCTTGCTGTGACGTCATCACACAGCTTGGTTAGGGACTCCTCCTGAGGTGTGGTCAGACCGCTTTCATCCTGTGGCGTCTCGGAACAGGAGAAGGTCTTGAGCCGGCTGCTCTGGGCACGACAAACTGCTGCATACTGCACAATGTTAGCTTCTGGAGGTAAAAGCAGATACATATAAGTCTTCAGTTATCGGAAATAAGTTTTGTTGGTTTATCTTTTCGCcagtgctctctctctgttgagTCGAAAGGCTGACCTGAGTTCAGGCTGTGGGTGAGTTGGCGGGAGCTCATCTCGTTGTTGAACTTATGCTGGGCGGAGCACAGGTTACACAGATACTTGGCTACCTTCGACCTTtctgtgatgaagatgttcttcttcttgctgCCACGGCTCTCCACTATAAACTTATGCCTCTGCAGGGACATGCAGGAAAAGTTTTAAGAAAATGGTTAAAAGGTAATTTAATTTCATACACGAAATGGGATTAAACTAGGCGtttttttttagacattttaacgAAGAATTTTTACACATTACACAAATATCAACATTACACTCACATTTGAAGAGATGGTTGCGGTCTCCCTCCAGAAGAAATTCTTACTGGTGGACCTGCAGCCGTCTTTAACCTCATAGACGATGACTCCTTTGGCACAAACCCCGAGGATGATCTCTCCTTCTAAAGGCTTTTTTTCACGCGTCACACGATGGAACAACACACCGTATTCAGGCAACTGCTGACAGACCTAATGGGACAAACAGAAAGTAGCAACCATATTTCAGATGAAAGAAATGGTGCTGGACTTCCACAATCAACAGATATAGATTTCAAATTTTTCCCTACTTTGAGGAACTCAAGCTCTGATTCGTCAGTGAGCATCTG
The Pleuronectes platessa chromosome 21, fPlePla1.1, whole genome shotgun sequence DNA segment above includes these coding regions:
- the frmpd2 gene encoding tyrosine-protein phosphatase non-receptor type 13 — protein: MGTFVTLAEVLEARGSPLDEDEVWCLLLATTEALLDISNKSSSNMCSVLSPGSVLLSATGRLAFKSCARYEDISSFTAPEVQQAYAASTRNPAEKMVVYSLGMTLYWCVDYHLPHNQPVQLSAGLEGLLLSMCEELVVRRTDLLTVLETCELHHKAAMLPPAERLVRQLVEDVYRNSVDHVSIAENGSQLTDRSQMVRDRLHMGSFSYSTWAMKRKISRTFSGASYPSEHTGYEVCMIRAFTLRMANSNFSRIPSGGRRRESYGNWQQLDRSPCSPYRDGNRAANLRSLTQFDSTLSLNDKKAKDLGPEFVRILDEPLVVLELPGSIVSKKGKSSTTQRELSVVMPNGQSILVKCEVKSRGGDVFDMIVAHSNLMEHFYFGLAYLDDNEFFFVDNDTKISKVAPDSWKKVPTTNFVLFFRVKFFVSDMSLLLHKQTRHQYYLQLRRDLLDDRLSCHEETALYLGALALQTEYGDCMPEVYGRNYYRPDQYIPKSVMEKRALPYIKDELLRLQTNNAQMLTDESELEFLKVCQQLPEYGVLFHRVTREKKPLEGEIILGVCAKGVIVYEVKDGCRSTSKNFFWRETATISSNRHKFIVESRGSKKKNIFITERSKVAKYLCNLCSAQHKFNNEMSSRQLTHSLNSAVCRAQSSRLKTFSCSETPQDESGLTTPQEESLTKLCDDVTARIEARVKQPQQSLNEQSTGSSSQPSSTGMHSPAFSLRSGSEVPSGSPAARETRPKLGLSSEREVICVSLKKDPKLGLGIVIVGEDTVGCYDLGIFIASIIPGGPVDKDGRIRPGGRMISLNHISLEGVTFSEAAEVMQSSPEEVQLIISQPKASLSHNSLRSPVLRNYESQTTLMTGGRSQDSGLDDIVSVMMTPKTGNRLHVPCGPRLLSAQDGSSLSTSLNSVRQEEITVELRKIAGSLGISISGGVNTNLPSGGVYIKSLIGGGAAERDGRVHTGDRLLEVDGISFQGFTYQQAVERLSQTGEVVTMVVERELVNLPRVSFSADTSSSASNQSLSPATSRRGLKDRSSNSTPTRTVSDQPRDYSFLTDDNTQEVTLNKSAKGLGFSFVMCELDPPTPDFGSLVRIKQLFPGQPAEQSGRIKEGDVLLAVNGQSLKDLSYPKVLRLFKLSPPEVRLTLYRPAHGMLPSIDQFTGT